The nucleotide window TCCAGGTCGTGATCGACAAGGGCAAGGGCGGTCCGGCCATCTATGGGGAACCTGAGCTGGACATCACCGGCGAAGCGATCGAAGAATTCAACCGCGTCTACCCGTGAGCGGCGGGACGAGCGTGAGACGGACAAGCGAGAGGAGGAGTATTTCATGAGCATCGGATGGGGCACACTGTTGACGGTGATGGTCGCGGCCATGGCGGCCGCGCCGGTCTGGGCGGCCGAGTCGTTGCGGGTGGCCGTGATGGACCAGCAGGTCGTCATCGAAAAATCGAAGGCGGGCAACCGCGCGATGGAGGAGCTGAAGGCCTACTCCGCGACCCGGCAGAAGATCATCAATTCCGACGATCAGGAGTTGAAGGAGCTGGAGCAGTCGATCCAGGATCCCAACATGAGCGACCAGGCCAAGCAGGAGAAGCAGGGCCAATTCCAGGCGAAGATCGAGGCCTACCAGCGGCGGCTGGCCGACTTCAACCGGGAGATCCAGCAAAAGCAGCGGGAAACGGTCGCCGAATATGCCAAGAAGGTCGAGGACGCCGCCCGTGTCGTCGCGCAGCGCGAAGGGTATGTCGCCATCATCGACAAGGGAACTGAGGGGGCGATCCGGATCGTCATCTATCACCAGCCGGCGCTGGACTTGACCGATCAAGTGGTGAAGGAATTCGACAAGCAGAATAAATAGCAGAATAAATAGGGGATGAGGCGATCGTGTAGAAAGAGCGGGTCCCGCACTGCCATCTATAATAACTATCCGCTCGCATTTGATCGAGGCGAGCGGCTCAAGCGAAGCTTGGTATGGAGGATGCGACGATGTCCGTAATGGAACAGGCCGACATTCAAGCGCTCTTGCCGCACCGGTATCCGTTTCTTCTGGTCGACCGGGTGTTGGAGCTGGACCCGGACCGGCGGATCGTGGGAATCAAGAACGTCACGATCAACGAACCGTTTTTCCAGGGTCACTTCCCCGGCCGGCCGGTGATGCCGGGGGTGCTGATTCTCGAGGCGATGGCCCAGGTCGGCGGGCTGCTGGCGTTCAAGTCGATGGGCCAGAGCAAGCGGCCCGTGGTGTATCTCACCGGGGTGGACGGAGCGAAGTTCCGCAAGCCCGTAGTGCCGGGCGACCGGCTGCGGTTCGAGATCGACGTCGTGAAGAAACGGGCGCCGTTCTGGAAGATGCAGGGGAAGGCGTTCGTGGAGACCGAACTGGTCTGTGAAGCGGAAGTGACCGCCATGGTGACCGAGGAGCAGGCGCCGACGTGAATCGTTCCACGTGCGTCAGGGAGCCGGGGCTCAGCCCGTGCGTGATCAAGAATGTGCGAGTGACGATCAACGTCGACTGGAGGTAGCGCGTGCAGATTCATCCACAAGCCATCGTTCATCCCAAGGCGAAACTGGCCGCCGACGTGGTCGTCGGCCCCTTCTGCGTCGTCGGCGAGCATGTGACCATCGGGAAGGGCACGACGCTCTTCTCCCACGTCAGCGTCGAAGGGTGGACGCAGATCGGCGAACGCTGCGAGCTGCATCCCTTCGTCTCGGTCGGAAGCCCGCCGCAGCATCTGCAGTACAAGGGGGAGCCGACCCGGGTCGTCATCGGAGACGACAACATCCTCCGCGAATACGTGACCGTCAACCGGGCCACCATCCAGGGCGGCGGCGAGACGACCATCGGCTCCAACAATTTTCTCATGGCCTACGTGCACGTGGCGCACGATTGCCATCTGGGCAGCCATCTTATTCTGGCCAATGCGGCGAGTTTGGCCGGCCACATCACCATCGGCGACCATGCGATCATCGGCGGCCTGAGCGGCATCCATCAGTACGTGCGCATCGGGGCCTATTCGATGGTGGGCGGCTGTTGCGCCTTGGGGCAGGACCTGCCCCCCTTCATGCGGGCCGCGGGAGGCTATCGCGCGCGGATGTACGGGCTCAACTCCGTCGGCCTCCGCCGGCACGGCTTCTCGGCCGACCGGATCTCCGTGCTCAAGCGGGCCTATGACTTGCTGTTCCGGTCCGGCCACCGGACCGCCGAAGCGGCGAAGCTCGCGAAGACGGAATTCAACGATCAGCCGGACGTCATGACCGTGCTGGCGTTTCTCGAGGGCACCAAGCGAGGCATCTGCCGTTCGGTCGTCCACGGGCAAGAGTCGGAGGACATGTGACCAAGACGCCGGAACTCCGGGACGGCGAGCGGCTCGGGCTCATCGCCGGCAACGGCCGTTTTCCGATCATCTTTGCCGACAACGCCAGGAAGCTCGGGTATCACATCTCCGCGGTTGCGCACGAAGGCGAGACGGATCCCGCCCTGGCCGAGCACGTGGACCGGATCCATTGGATCAAGATCGGGCAGCTGAACAAGCTGATCAAGGCATTTCAGGGCGACCAGGTCCGGCAGGCGGTCATGCTGGGCGGGATCAAGAAGACCCATGTGTTCACCACTGTGCGGCCAGATTTCCGCGCGCTCGCGCTCGCCGCCCGACTCGCCCTCTGGAAGGACGACGATATCCTGCGCGAAATCGCCAAGGAGCTCGAGCGTGAAGGGATTTCCATTTGCGAGTCGACGTTCGGACTGGACGGCATTCTGGCGGAAGAGGGGACGTTGACCACGCGCGAACCGGACTCGAAACAGTGGGAGGACATCCGCTACGGATGGGATGTGGCCCAGGAGATCGGCCTTCTGGATATCGGCCAGTGCGTGGTGATCAAGGACCGGGTGGTCGTGGCGGTCGAGGCGGTCGAGGGAACGGACGAAGCGATCAGGCGCGGCGGACAGCTGGCGAAGGAAGGGGCCGTCGTCGTGAAGCGGTGCAAGCCGCAGCAGGACTTACGGTTCGACCTGCCCGCCGTCGGCCCGCGGACGATCGAAGTGATGGCGGCGGTCAAGGCTTCGGTGCTGGCGGTGGAAGCGGGCCGGACGATCCTCCTGGACCGCGAGCAGATGTTGCAGCAGGCCCAGAAGTCCCGCATCGTCGTGGTCGGACTGGCGACCACGGGACCGAACGGAGGCGAGCAGGCGACATGAATCCCTTGCGGGCCGGCGTGATCGGCGTGGGCCATTTGGGACAGCACCACGCGCGTCTCTATGGAGCGATTCCCGGTTCGCAGCTGGCCGGCATCGTGGACCTCTCGCCCGACCGAGCCAAGGTCATCGCCGACAAGCTGGGCACCAGAGTCTTTCCCGACCTCGGCGAACTCCTGTCTCAGGTTGACGTCGTGAGCGTGGCCGTCCCGACCTCGGCGCACCATGCGGTGGTCAAGGCCTGTCTGTCGGCGGGCAAGCACGTGCTGGTGGAAAAGCCGATCGCCGTGACTTCGACGGAGGCCCAGGAACTGGTCGCGCTGGCCGAACAGCGGGGCCTCTGTCTTCAAGTGGGCCATAGCGAGCGCTTCAATCCCGTCATGGAGGTGATGCGGCCGCACATCGGCCGTCCCGCTTTCATCGAATGTCACCGGCTCAGCAGCTTCAGTGATCGAGGCACCGATGTGGACGTGGTGCTCGATCTGATGATCCACGACCTGGACATGGTTCTGTCGTTCAACCCCGGTCCCGTCGAAGAAGTGCGGGCGGCCGGGGTGCCGGTGCTGTCGTCCACCGTGGACATCGCCAATGCCAGGATCCAGTTCAAGGGCGGGTGCGTGGCCAACCTCACCGTCAGCCGGGTCTCGACCAACAAGATGCGCCGGTTCCGGGTCTTTCAGCGCGACAGTTACGTGTCGATCGATTTTCAGACGCGCCAGGGCATGGTGTGCCGCCGGGAGCAGCAGGGAGGACCCAGGCCTTCCATCGTCGTCCAGCAGATGCAAGGAGGGGACGAGGAGCCGCTGAAGCTGCAACTGGCGTCCTTTCTCGAATCCGCGAGGACCGGCAGGCGTCCGATCGTGTCCGGTGAGGACGGCGCGCTCGCGCTGGATCTGGCGCACCAGGTATTGAAAGCGATCGAAGCGTTCACTGAACGCCACCAAGTCGAGAAAGGTTGAGGTTGACCTTTCTACCATGGCGCGCATTCTGATCGTGACCGGCGAAGCCTCCGGTGATCTGCACGGAGCCAACCTCGCGAAGGAGGTGCTCTCGCTGGATCCTTCGGCCCGATTGGTCGGCATCGGCGGCGCCGGCATGAAAGCCGCGGGCGTGGCGCTGATTCCGGGAGTGCCGCAACTCGACGTGATGGGCCTGGTCGGCCTCTCGGCGGTGCGGGCGATCGTCCAGCGGATCCGCGCAATCAGGCGCGTGCTGCGTTCCGAACGCTGGGATCTGGTGGTGTTGATCGACAATCCCGCCTTGAACCTTCATTTTGCGCGGATCGCCAAGGCCGCCGGACAGAAGGTACTCTATTATGTCGCTCCACAGATCTGGGCCTGGCGGCCACGCCGGATCAACTGGATCCAACGGCGGGTCAACCACGTCGTGGTCATCCTGCCGTTTGAGGAGGAGATCTACCGCCGGGCCGGCATCCGCTGCACCTACGTCGGCCATCCGCTGCTGGATGCGGTGGCCGCACAGTACGATCGACCGGCGTTGCGCCGGCGGTTTGGATTGGACCAGGAAGCCCCGGTCGTCGGGCTCCTGCCGGGAAGCCGGGTCGCCGAAGTCGAACTGCTCATGCCGGTGCTGTTGAAGGCGGCCGCCGAGCTCCTCGCCCGCAATCCGAAGACGCAGTTCATCCTTGCGCAGGCCTCGTCGATCCAGGACGCGCTGATCCAGGAACGACTGCATGGCAGTTCCATCCCGGTGACCGTGGTACGGGACCAGTCCAGCGAAGTCATGGCCGCTTCGGATATATTATGGATCGCCTCCGGCACCGCGACCCTGCAGGCGGCCGTGGTCGGGACTCCGATGGTCCTGCTGTACAAGACCACGTTGCCCACGTACTTGCTGGCGCGCTGCCTGATCAGGGTCCGGTGGATCGGCCTGGTGAATCTCATCGCCGGCCGGTCGGTGGTCCCTGAACTCATTCAGGACGAAGCGACGGCCGAACGGCTGATCCGGGAGACCGACCGCCTGGCGAACGATCGGCGGGCATACGGCGAGATGAAGGACAGCCTGCGGCAGGTGCATCGCGCGTTGGGAGAACCGGGCGCGTCCAGGCGGGCCGCTCGGGTGGTGTTGGACGAATGTCGAGTTTAGACCGGTTCAGGCGGTTGGTCCGGTACCTCAAGCCGTACCGGCTGCGGTTGCTCGCGGCCTTCGTCTGCTCCGCCCTTGTGGCGGTGTTTTCCGGAGCCTACGCCTGGCTGGTGAAGCCGGTGCTGGACGAGATCTTCATCAACAAGAACGAAGGGCTGCTGCTCGCGCTGCCGCTCGCGCTGTTCCTCGTGTCGGTCCTCAAGAGCGCGTTCAACTACGGTCAGAACTACCTCATGAACTACGTCGGCAACCAGGTGATCACCGACATCCGTCAGGAACTGTTCGGGAAGATGATTCGCCTGCCGGTCGGTTTCCATGATACGAATACGTCCGGGCGCCTGGTGTCGCGCGTCGTCAACGACGTGACGCTCATGGCCAACGCGGTGGCCGGCGTTTTAAAAGATATTTTCCAGCAGGGTCTCACCTTCCTCGCGATGCTCGGCGTGATCTTCTACCAGAACTGGCAGCTCGCCGGCCTCTCGATCGTCGTCATTCCGCTCGCCGTCGTGACCATGGTGCGCATGGGCAAGCGCCTGCGCGCGCTCGCCGCGAGCGGCCAGGAGCGGATGGGGGACATGGCGTCTACGTTGCAGGAGACGTTGGCGGGCATCCGCATGGTCAAGGCCTACGGTCGGGAGGAGGCGGAGGCGCAGCGGTTCAAGGACAGCAACAAGGCGTTCCTGAACACGACGATGAAGGCCATCCAGGTGTCCTCGCTCGGCTCGTCGCACATGGAAGTGATCGGTGTGGTCGGCGTCGCGGCGATCGTCTGGTACGGCGGCTACCTCGTCATCAGCGGCGCCATGACGCCCGGTTCGTTCTTTTCCTTTCTGACGGCGATGTTCATGGCCTACACGCCGATCCGGAGGCTGTCCGGGTCCAACAACACGATCCAACAGGCGCTGGCGGCGGCCGAGCGAGTCTTCAGTGTCATCGATCTTCAGACGGAGCAGGAAATCGAGCGGGGCCGGCTGGTGCTGCCTCCGATCACCCGGTCCGTGGCCTATGAGGACGTGACGTTCCATTACGAAGGGCAGAGCGTGCCCGCTCTCACCGGCATCGACCTGACCATCCGTGCCGGTGAAATGGTCGCCATCGTCGGTAGCAGCGGGAGCGGCAAGACCACGCTCGTGAATCTGCTGCCCCGTTTCTACGAGCCGACGACCGGCCGTATTCTCATCGACGGCATCGATATCCAGTCCTACACGCTGGCGTCGCTGCGTGCGCAGATCGGCATCGTGTCGCAGGATGTCGTCCTGTTCGACGATTCCGTCCGCACCAACATCGCCTTTGGACGGCGGGACGCCACCGACGAGCAGATCGCGATGGCAGCCACGCAGGCCTACGCGCACGATTTCATCGAGCGGCTTCCCCAGAGTTACCGCACGGTGGTCGGAGAGAAGGGCGTCAAGCTCTCGGGCGGCGAGCGGCAGCGGCTGGCCATCGCCCGCGCCATTCTCCGGGATCCGCCGCTGCTGATTCTCGACGAAGCGACGTCGGCGCTCGACACGGAATCGGAGCGCGTCGTCCAACTCGCCCTGGCAAACCTGATGCAACACCGCACCACGGTCGTGATCGCGCACCGGTTGTCCACCATCCAGCGTGCGGACCGCATCGTCGTGCTCAGCCGGGGGAGAATCGTCGAGGTCGGGACCCATGAGGAACTGCTCCGCCGCGGCGGCCACTATCAACGGCTGCATGCGATGCAGTTCCAGGATGTGCCCCTTGAGTAGCGCCGCGGGCAAACGGCTCGAACGGTGGGTCAAGTTGTCGGTCGTCCCTCCGGTCGGCGCCTGGGTCATCCGATGCCTCGGCCGGTCCATGCGCATCGAGAGCCAAGGGCATGAAGCGGCCGACCAGCTGTATCAAGCCGGCACGCGCGCCATCTTCGCGTTCTGGCACGCGCGCCAGCTCCTGATGCCGTTCGCCTACCGCGGTGAGCGGGCGCACGTGCTCATCAGCCAGCATCAGGACGGGGAGATCATCGCGCGCATCGTCGAACGCTTCGGCTTCCTTGCCGTGAGGGGCTCGAGCACCAGAGGCGGCGTGGAGGCGTTGCGCGAACTGATCCGTCTGGGGCATTCAGGCGCGGATTTGGTCGTGACGCCTGATGGCCCGAAAGGTCCGGCGCAGGTGGCGAAGATCGGCGTCATCCAGTTGGCCAGGGCGACCGGGTTGCCGATCGTGCCGATCACCGCGGCCTGCTCAAAAAAAAACTCTTCGCGAGCTGGGATCGGTTCATGCTCCCCTGGCCTTGGTCGCGCGGGCTCTTTCTGTGGGGCGGGCCGCTCTGGGTGTCCCGCGCGGCAGGCCCGGAGGAGCTTGAAGCGAAGCGGGTGGAACTGGAGGTCGCGCTGAACCGGCTTACCGTCGAAGCCGATGAAGCCGTGCTCCGTCAGCCGCCACGCGTCAACCGACGGTCGTAGCAGGGTCGCGACCGAGGCGATAGGCACGATCGGCGCATGACGATTGACGCATGACGAGTCGTCTAATGTGGTACCTCCTTTACAATTCGCTGCTCCTGCTCGCCGCGCCCGTCATCCTGTGCCTGTTGCTGGCCAAGCAACGTTGCCGGCGCGGGTTGCCGCAGCGCTTCGGCTTCACGCCGCCGCCGATCCGGCCGGACGGACGGCCGCTCGTCTGGATCCATGCGGTCTCGCTGGGCGAAGTGGTCGCGGTGACCCCGCTCGTCAAGGAATTGCACCGCCGGCATCCGGACCACCGATTCGCCGTATCGACCGTCACCGAAACAGGCCGCGAGGCGGTGGAGCAGCGGCTGGGCGGAGTGGCCGAGCACTGTTATGCGCCGCTCGATTTTCCGTGGGTTGTCTCAGGGATGATCGACCGGTTGCGTCCCGCACTCTATCTGTTCGTAGAAACCGAGCTCTGGCCGAATCTTCTCCGACGCCTGCACCGGGCCGGCATTCCCACGGTGCTGGTCAATGGGAGGCTTTCGAGCCGGTCCTTCGCCCGTCAGCAGTGGGAGCCCGTACGGTCGTTCTACCGCTCGATGCTCGAAACCTTGAGCCTCTGCCTGATGCAGTCGGACCGGGATGCGGAACGGATCGTCGCACTCGGAGCGGACGCCAACGTGGTGAAACGAACCGGGAACATCAAGTTCGATCAACCAGTTCCGGAGTCGACGGACAGCCGGTCGGTCCGCGTGAGTTTGGGATTGCGGGAGGACGAGCAGTTGATCGTCGCCGGAAGCACGCATCCGGGCGAAGAGGAAGCGCTCGTGGATGCCTATCGATCCGTCGTCGCGCGCCATCCGTCGGTGCTGTTGCTCCTGGCGCCCCGACACATCGAACGGGCCGAACAGGTGGAGGCGATGCTGCGCGCGCGCGGATTGCCGGTGCGGCGACGGACCGCCATGAAGGGGAATCGACAGGAGGCCTGGTCGGGACCGCGCGCCATCCTGCTGGATTCGCGTGGCGAATTGGCTGCGTTGTACCGGGAAGCCGCGGTCGCCTTCGTCGGCGGCACGCTCGTGCCGGTGGGAGGCCACAACCTGCTCGAGCCGGCCCTGTGGGGCAAGCCGGTGCTCTTCGGTCCCTACACGGACCATTGCGCTGAGATCGCGGGGTTGCTGTTGGAGGCGGGCGGAGGCCTGCGCGTGACCGGCGAGGAGTTGGCGAACCGGATCGAGCAGCTGCTCGATCGCCCGGACGAAGGCGCGCGCATCGGCGCTGCCGCTCGCTCCGTCGTCGAGCAGAACCGGGGCGCGCTGAAGGCCACGGTTGAGGCGGTGGATGGGTTGCTGTGCGCCGCCTCCGGGCACCGGAAACCGACAGCGGCTCCCGATCAGCTGCCGCTGATGGCCGGACGATAACAGGTTGTGTTCATCCCAGGGTCACAGGTGCGGTGGTGGCTGCTCTGGGCCGGTTGGCTCTACGGCCTGGCGGGGCGGATGCGTGCGGCGCTGTATCTGCGCGGTTGGCTGAGCAGACGGAAACTGCCCGTGCCGGTCGTGAGCGTCGGCAACCTCACGCTCGGAGGGACGGGCAAGACGCCGCTGGTCATCCATTTGGCCGACTGGTTGTCGGGAGAAGGCAAACGGGTCGCGATCTTGAGCCGAGGGTACCGGCGCGCAGGGTCGGCGCCGTTGCTGGTCGTCTCGGACGGCGCGAGCCTGCTGGCTGCTTCGGAAGAGGCGGGGGATGAGCCCTATCTGATGGCGCGACGCTGTCCCGCCGCGGTCGTCGCGGTCGGTGCCGACCGCTACGAGCTCGGCCGCTGGGTCCTGGACCGGTTCCCCGTCGATTACGTTCTGCTCGACGACGGGTTTCAGCATCTCGCCGTGGAGCGCGATGTGGATCTTCTGCTCGTCGATGCGACGGACGCCGACGGTCTGCGCGCGGTGTTTCCGGCCGGCCGGCTCCGCGAGCCGATCGATGCGGCGGCCCGCGCATCCATGATCGTTGTGACCAAGGCGGATCGCGCGGAGCAGGCGGCGGCCGTGGCGGAGTTGCTTCGTCCGGTCACCGCCGCCACGCCTGTGGCACAGGCGGTGTTCCGCCCGGAAGGGCTGGTCTCTGTCACGAGCGGCTCGCAGCAGCCGCTCACCTGGTGCCGGGGCAAGACGGCGGTGCTGTGCAGCGGGATCGCCGATCCTGCCTCGTTCCATGCCATGACGATCCGGCTGGGGATGACACCGCTCGAACATATGATCTATCGGGACCATCATCGCTATACGGGCGAGGACGTGAACCAGGTGCGTGCGAAAGCGGCGGCGACGAAGGCGGACGTGATCGTGACGACTGAAAAGGATGCGGGCAAGCTCGCTCCGCTGCTCACGTCCGCGGACCGCGGGTGGTGGGCCGTCCGCCTCGGGACGAACATCGTCGCGGGCGAGCGGGAGCTCCAAGCCTTGATCGCGAAGGCGTCGGCAGGCAGGACGGGGACGGTACATGCCTGACGGAACACCGAAGAAAGTGCTGGTCCGCGGACCCAACTGGCTGGGCGATGCCGTGATGTGTGAGCCGGCGCTGCGGGGTTTGAAGCGCCTGTGGCCGGGCATGCAGCTGTTTCTGCTGGTCAAGCCGGCGGTCGCGCAGCTCTTCCAGGCGCACCCCGCGATCGACCGGCTGGTCGTCTACGAGGACCGAACCCGTCATGCGGGACTGACGGGCAAGTGGACTCTGGCCGGAGACCTGCGGCGGGAACGGTTCGACCTCGCGGTCCTCTTCCAGAATGCGTTCGAGGCGGCATTCATCACGTTCCTCGCCGGGATCCCCCGGCGGTACGGCTACGCGACCGACGGCCGCAGTGCCCTGCTGACGGAGCCGGTGGCGCCTCCCGATCCCGGCACGTTGGTCCATCAAGTTCACTATTATTGGAATCTGGTGAAGCCCCTCGGTGTGTCCGGCGCGCCGTTCCAGCCGGAGCTCCGGGTCACGCCGGAGGAGGATCAGTCGATGGCCGCGCGACTGATGCAAGCCGGGATCGGCGCGCAGGATCCGGTTATCGGCGTGAATCCCGGCTCCACGTACGGAGGGGCCAAGCGTTGGTTGCCCGAGCGGTTCACGCACGTGGCTGAGCGGCTCGCC belongs to Nitrospira sp. and includes:
- the fabZ gene encoding 3-hydroxyacyl-ACP dehydratase FabZ; this encodes MSVMEQADIQALLPHRYPFLLVDRVLELDPDRRIVGIKNVTINEPFFQGHFPGRPVMPGVLILEAMAQVGGLLAFKSMGQSKRPVVYLTGVDGAKFRKPVVPGDRLRFEIDVVKKRAPFWKMQGKAFVETELVCEAEVTAMVTEEQAPT
- a CDS encoding Gfo/Idh/MocA family oxidoreductase, giving the protein MNPLRAGVIGVGHLGQHHARLYGAIPGSQLAGIVDLSPDRAKVIADKLGTRVFPDLGELLSQVDVVSVAVPTSAHHAVVKACLSAGKHVLVEKPIAVTSTEAQELVALAEQRGLCLQVGHSERFNPVMEVMRPHIGRPAFIECHRLSSFSDRGTDVDVVLDLMIHDLDMVLSFNPGPVEEVRAAGVPVLSSTVDIANARIQFKGGCVANLTVSRVSTNKMRRFRVFQRDSYVSIDFQTRQGMVCRREQQGGPRPSIVVQQMQGGDEEPLKLQLASFLESARTGRRPIVSGEDGALALDLAHQVLKAIEAFTERHQVEKG
- the lpxA gene encoding acyl-ACP--UDP-N-acetylglucosamine O-acyltransferase, whose translation is MQIHPQAIVHPKAKLAADVVVGPFCVVGEHVTIGKGTTLFSHVSVEGWTQIGERCELHPFVSVGSPPQHLQYKGEPTRVVIGDDNILREYVTVNRATIQGGGETTIGSNNFLMAYVHVAHDCHLGSHLILANAASLAGHITIGDHAIIGGLSGIHQYVRIGAYSMVGGCCALGQDLPPFMRAAGGYRARMYGLNSVGLRRHGFSADRISVLKRAYDLLFRSGHRTAEAAKLAKTEFNDQPDVMTVLAFLEGTKRGICRSVVHGQESEDM
- a CDS encoding lysophospholipid acyltransferase family protein, giving the protein MSSAAGKRLERWVKLSVVPPVGAWVIRCLGRSMRIESQGHEAADQLYQAGTRAIFAFWHARQLLMPFAYRGERAHVLISQHQDGEIIARIVERFGFLAVRGSSTRGGVEALRELIRLGHSGADLVVTPDGPKGPAQVAKIGVIQLARATGLPIVPITAACSKKNSSRAGIGSCSPGLGRAGSFCGAGRSGCPARQARRSLKRSGWNWRSR
- the lpxI gene encoding UDP-2,3-diacylglucosamine diphosphatase LpxI (LpxI, functionally equivalent to LpxH, replaces it in LPS biosynthesis in a minority of bacteria.); its protein translation is MTKTPELRDGERLGLIAGNGRFPIIFADNARKLGYHISAVAHEGETDPALAEHVDRIHWIKIGQLNKLIKAFQGDQVRQAVMLGGIKKTHVFTTVRPDFRALALAARLALWKDDDILREIAKELEREGISICESTFGLDGILAEEGTLTTREPDSKQWEDIRYGWDVAQEIGLLDIGQCVVIKDRVVVAVEAVEGTDEAIRRGGQLAKEGAVVVKRCKPQQDLRFDLPAVGPRTIEVMAAVKASVLAVEAGRTILLDREQMLQQAQKSRIVVVGLATTGPNGGEQAT
- a CDS encoding 3-deoxy-D-manno-octulosonic acid transferase, with amino-acid sequence MTSRLMWYLLYNSLLLLAAPVILCLLLAKQRCRRGLPQRFGFTPPPIRPDGRPLVWIHAVSLGEVVAVTPLVKELHRRHPDHRFAVSTVTETGREAVEQRLGGVAEHCYAPLDFPWVVSGMIDRLRPALYLFVETELWPNLLRRLHRAGIPTVLVNGRLSSRSFARQQWEPVRSFYRSMLETLSLCLMQSDRDAERIVALGADANVVKRTGNIKFDQPVPESTDSRSVRVSLGLREDEQLIVAGSTHPGEEEALVDAYRSVVARHPSVLLLLAPRHIERAEQVEAMLRARGLPVRRRTAMKGNRQEAWSGPRAILLDSRGELAALYREAAVAFVGGTLVPVGGHNLLEPALWGKPVLFGPYTDHCAEIAGLLLEAGGGLRVTGEELANRIEQLLDRPDEGARIGAAARSVVEQNRGALKATVEAVDGLLCAASGHRKPTAAPDQLPLMAGR
- the msbA gene encoding lipid A export permease/ATP-binding protein MsbA, producing MVRYLKPYRLRLLAAFVCSALVAVFSGAYAWLVKPVLDEIFINKNEGLLLALPLALFLVSVLKSAFNYGQNYLMNYVGNQVITDIRQELFGKMIRLPVGFHDTNTSGRLVSRVVNDVTLMANAVAGVLKDIFQQGLTFLAMLGVIFYQNWQLAGLSIVVIPLAVVTMVRMGKRLRALAASGQERMGDMASTLQETLAGIRMVKAYGREEAEAQRFKDSNKAFLNTTMKAIQVSSLGSSHMEVIGVVGVAAIVWYGGYLVISGAMTPGSFFSFLTAMFMAYTPIRRLSGSNNTIQQALAAAERVFSVIDLQTEQEIERGRLVLPPITRSVAYEDVTFHYEGQSVPALTGIDLTIRAGEMVAIVGSSGSGKTTLVNLLPRFYEPTTGRILIDGIDIQSYTLASLRAQIGIVSQDVVLFDDSVRTNIAFGRRDATDEQIAMAATQAYAHDFIERLPQSYRTVVGEKGVKLSGGERQRLAIARAILRDPPLLILDEATSALDTESERVVQLALANLMQHRTTVVIAHRLSTIQRADRIVVLSRGRIVEVGTHEELLRRGGHYQRLHAMQFQDVPLE
- the lpxK gene encoding tetraacyldisaccharide 4'-kinase, with product MFIPGSQVRWWLLWAGWLYGLAGRMRAALYLRGWLSRRKLPVPVVSVGNLTLGGTGKTPLVIHLADWLSGEGKRVAILSRGYRRAGSAPLLVVSDGASLLAASEEAGDEPYLMARRCPAAVVAVGADRYELGRWVLDRFPVDYVLLDDGFQHLAVERDVDLLLVDATDADGLRAVFPAGRLREPIDAAARASMIVVTKADRAEQAAAVAELLRPVTAATPVAQAVFRPEGLVSVTSGSQQPLTWCRGKTAVLCSGIADPASFHAMTIRLGMTPLEHMIYRDHHRYTGEDVNQVRAKAAATKADVIVTTEKDAGKLAPLLTSADRGWWAVRLGTNIVAGERELQALIAKASAGRTGTVHA
- the lpxB gene encoding lipid-A-disaccharide synthase translates to MARILIVTGEASGDLHGANLAKEVLSLDPSARLVGIGGAGMKAAGVALIPGVPQLDVMGLVGLSAVRAIVQRIRAIRRVLRSERWDLVVLIDNPALNLHFARIAKAAGQKVLYYVAPQIWAWRPRRINWIQRRVNHVVVILPFEEEIYRRAGIRCTYVGHPLLDAVAAQYDRPALRRRFGLDQEAPVVGLLPGSRVAEVELLMPVLLKAAAELLARNPKTQFILAQASSIQDALIQERLHGSSIPVTVVRDQSSEVMAASDILWIASGTATLQAAVVGTPMVLLYKTTLPTYLLARCLIRVRWIGLVNLIAGRSVVPELIQDEATAERLIRETDRLANDRRAYGEMKDSLRQVHRALGEPGASRRAARVVLDECRV
- a CDS encoding OmpH family outer membrane protein, coding for MSIGWGTLLTVMVAAMAAAPVWAAESLRVAVMDQQVVIEKSKAGNRAMEELKAYSATRQKIINSDDQELKELEQSIQDPNMSDQAKQEKQGQFQAKIEAYQRRLADFNREIQQKQRETVAEYAKKVEDAARVVAQREGYVAIIDKGTEGAIRIVIYHQPALDLTDQVVKEFDKQNK